From a region of the Babylonia areolata isolate BAREFJ2019XMU chromosome 25, ASM4173473v1, whole genome shotgun sequence genome:
- the LOC143299654 gene encoding CXXC-type zinc finger protein 1-like isoform X2, whose amino-acid sequence MLPERQAKVNLLIKAMEQAAGDLDGEPQVYCICRSTDCDRFMIACDCCEEWYHGDCVGVTQLAARCIKKYFCDSCRSKNPSLEIKYKKKKTDRKSESTSDDVVKRVITKEYRSKLREKTKAKKSSRRCGECTACHIKQDCGRCDFCKDMRKFGGPNKIRQKCRLRQCKNFGINMAKFSHLSAPTLDGDEARDNSRIGFSDEESDNEPDTPTPKKRRSSTDTTPQKKKEKKKLKNKEKKKQTGKTKKSQQKLAASRWRQQQENEEVGEVEDDSPRQCFGPGCVQQARHNSKYCSDECGMKLAKRRIHEILPSQIQRWQSSPCVGEDSNKKTLEKVRKEQEVVRISIGELDRKHQDLDTLLERCKKVPIDQDLDGGEGDDETELSIYCVTCGSEINQRGAIKHMEKCFTKFEAQTSVGSIYKTRIEGNSMICDYYNPQQKTYCKRLKVLCPEHTKERKVDPDEVCGCPLVSNVFEEKEKYCQVSKRKCAKHFCWEKLRRAEIDLERLRQWMKLDELLEQERNVRMAMSSRMGVLGLMLHQTIDHDPMTPMTPMKAM is encoded by the exons ATGTTGCCGGAACGACAAGCCAAGGTCAACCTGCTGATCAAGGCCATGGAGCAGGCCGCAGGTGACCTTGACGGAGAACCTCAGGTCTACTGCATCTGTCGCTCCACCGACTGTGATCGCTTCATGAT agccTGTGACTGCTGTGAAGAATGGTACCATGGGGACTGTGTCGGAGTGACCCAGCTGGCTGCTCGCTGTATCAAGAAATACTTCTGCGACTCATGCAGAT CGAAGAACCCGTCTCTGGAGATcaagtacaaaaagaagaagacggacaGGAAGAGTGAATCGACCAGTGATGACGTGGTCAAAAGAGTCATCACCAAGGAGTATCGCTCCAAGCTCAGAGAAAAG ACCAAGGCCAAGAAGTCGTCCCGGAGGTGTGGAGAGTGCACAGCCTGCCACATCAAACAGGACTGCGGGCGCTGTGACTTCTGCAAG GACATGCGCAAATTTGGCGGTCCAAACAAAATTCGTCAAAAATGCCGCCTTCGTCAGTGCAAGAACTTC GGAATCAACATGGCCAAGTTCAGTCACCTCAGTGCCCCCACACTGGACGGCGATGAAGCACGAGACAACAGTCGTATAGGGTTCTCAGA TGAGGAGTCTGACAATGAACCAGATACTCCCACTCCAAAG AAACGAAGGTCATCAACGGACACGACaccacagaagaaaaaagagaaaaagaaactgaagaacaaagagaagaaaaagcagactgGAAAGACAAAG aaGTCGCAGCAGAAGTTGGCGGCCAGCCGGTGGCGCCAGCAGCAGGAGaacgaggaggtgggggaggtggaggacgaCTCTCCCCGCCAGTGCTTCGGGCCAGGCTGTGTGCAGCAGGCACGCCACAACTCCAAGTACTGCTCCGACGAGTGTGGCATGAAGCTGgctaaaag GCGGATCCATGAGATCCTGCCCAGCCAGATCCAGCGATGGCAGAGCAGCCCCTGCGTGGGGGAGGACAGCAACAAGAAGACGCTGGAGAAGGTTCGCAAGGAGCAAGAGGTGGTTCGAATCTCCATCGGGGAGCTGGACCGCAAGCACCAGGACCTGGACACGCTGCTGGAGCGCTGCAAGAAGGTGCCCATCGACCAGGACCTCGAC GGGGGTGAAGGAGATGACGAGACAGAGTTGAGCATCTACTGTGTAACATGTGGTTCAGAAATCAACCAGCGGGGTGCCATCAAACACATGGAAAAATGCTTCACAAAG tttgaagCCCAAACCTCTGTTGGCTCCATTTACAAAACACGCATAGAAGGGAACTCCATGATCTGTGACTACTACAATCCCCAACAGAAGACATACTGCAAGAGGCTCAAAGTGCTCTGCCCggaacacacaaaggaaagaaag GTGGATCCAGATGAAGTGTGTGGTTGTCCATTGGTGAGCAACGTGTTTGAGGAAAAGGAGAAGTACTGTCAAGTGTCCAAACGCAAGTGTGCCAAACATTTCTGCTGGGAAAAACTGAGGAGAGCAGAAATTGACTTGGAGAGACTAAGACAG TGGATGAAGCTTGATGAACTGCTGGAGCAGGAGAGGAACGTGCGTATGGCCATGTCCAGTCGTATGGGAGTGCTGGGTCTGATGCTGCACCAGACTATCGACCATGACCCCATGACGCCGATGACCCCCATGAAGGCCATGTGA
- the LOC143299654 gene encoding CXXC-type zinc finger protein 1-like isoform X1, with protein MSESDSGSRSKEQIAQQFMLPERQAKVNLLIKAMEQAAGDLDGEPQVYCICRSTDCDRFMIACDCCEEWYHGDCVGVTQLAARCIKKYFCDSCRSKNPSLEIKYKKKKTDRKSESTSDDVVKRVITKEYRSKLREKTKAKKSSRRCGECTACHIKQDCGRCDFCKDMRKFGGPNKIRQKCRLRQCKNFGINMAKFSHLSAPTLDGDEARDNSRIGFSDEESDNEPDTPTPKKRRSSTDTTPQKKKEKKKLKNKEKKKQTGKTKKSQQKLAASRWRQQQENEEVGEVEDDSPRQCFGPGCVQQARHNSKYCSDECGMKLAKRRIHEILPSQIQRWQSSPCVGEDSNKKTLEKVRKEQEVVRISIGELDRKHQDLDTLLERCKKVPIDQDLDGGEGDDETELSIYCVTCGSEINQRGAIKHMEKCFTKFEAQTSVGSIYKTRIEGNSMICDYYNPQQKTYCKRLKVLCPEHTKERKVDPDEVCGCPLVSNVFEEKEKYCQVSKRKCAKHFCWEKLRRAEIDLERLRQWMKLDELLEQERNVRMAMSSRMGVLGLMLHQTIDHDPMTPMTPMKAM; from the exons ATGTCGGAAAGCGATTCAGGTTCACGATCG AAGGAGCAGATAGCCCAGCAATTCATGTTGCCGGAACGACAAGCCAAGGTCAACCTGCTGATCAAGGCCATGGAGCAGGCCGCAGGTGACCTTGACGGAGAACCTCAGGTCTACTGCATCTGTCGCTCCACCGACTGTGATCGCTTCATGAT agccTGTGACTGCTGTGAAGAATGGTACCATGGGGACTGTGTCGGAGTGACCCAGCTGGCTGCTCGCTGTATCAAGAAATACTTCTGCGACTCATGCAGAT CGAAGAACCCGTCTCTGGAGATcaagtacaaaaagaagaagacggacaGGAAGAGTGAATCGACCAGTGATGACGTGGTCAAAAGAGTCATCACCAAGGAGTATCGCTCCAAGCTCAGAGAAAAG ACCAAGGCCAAGAAGTCGTCCCGGAGGTGTGGAGAGTGCACAGCCTGCCACATCAAACAGGACTGCGGGCGCTGTGACTTCTGCAAG GACATGCGCAAATTTGGCGGTCCAAACAAAATTCGTCAAAAATGCCGCCTTCGTCAGTGCAAGAACTTC GGAATCAACATGGCCAAGTTCAGTCACCTCAGTGCCCCCACACTGGACGGCGATGAAGCACGAGACAACAGTCGTATAGGGTTCTCAGA TGAGGAGTCTGACAATGAACCAGATACTCCCACTCCAAAG AAACGAAGGTCATCAACGGACACGACaccacagaagaaaaaagagaaaaagaaactgaagaacaaagagaagaaaaagcagactgGAAAGACAAAG aaGTCGCAGCAGAAGTTGGCGGCCAGCCGGTGGCGCCAGCAGCAGGAGaacgaggaggtgggggaggtggaggacgaCTCTCCCCGCCAGTGCTTCGGGCCAGGCTGTGTGCAGCAGGCACGCCACAACTCCAAGTACTGCTCCGACGAGTGTGGCATGAAGCTGgctaaaag GCGGATCCATGAGATCCTGCCCAGCCAGATCCAGCGATGGCAGAGCAGCCCCTGCGTGGGGGAGGACAGCAACAAGAAGACGCTGGAGAAGGTTCGCAAGGAGCAAGAGGTGGTTCGAATCTCCATCGGGGAGCTGGACCGCAAGCACCAGGACCTGGACACGCTGCTGGAGCGCTGCAAGAAGGTGCCCATCGACCAGGACCTCGAC GGGGGTGAAGGAGATGACGAGACAGAGTTGAGCATCTACTGTGTAACATGTGGTTCAGAAATCAACCAGCGGGGTGCCATCAAACACATGGAAAAATGCTTCACAAAG tttgaagCCCAAACCTCTGTTGGCTCCATTTACAAAACACGCATAGAAGGGAACTCCATGATCTGTGACTACTACAATCCCCAACAGAAGACATACTGCAAGAGGCTCAAAGTGCTCTGCCCggaacacacaaaggaaagaaag GTGGATCCAGATGAAGTGTGTGGTTGTCCATTGGTGAGCAACGTGTTTGAGGAAAAGGAGAAGTACTGTCAAGTGTCCAAACGCAAGTGTGCCAAACATTTCTGCTGGGAAAAACTGAGGAGAGCAGAAATTGACTTGGAGAGACTAAGACAG TGGATGAAGCTTGATGAACTGCTGGAGCAGGAGAGGAACGTGCGTATGGCCATGTCCAGTCGTATGGGAGTGCTGGGTCTGATGCTGCACCAGACTATCGACCATGACCCCATGACGCCGATGACCCCCATGAAGGCCATGTGA
- the LOC143299833 gene encoding uncharacterized protein LOC143299833 → MPRMVLLPLNSCEEKRGANSSRCRRQWRVWAIMALRVLFFIILLVLADAQKWPVSGDCQPCQCSYKITSFGRMRTVNCSRRGLAAIPTGLPDDLMALDLSWNSLDPQQLRQQLCKFQSLRSVSLAFADLTTLSDILEECSSVLELNLTGNRLTQVDSTTFMGLKNLRRLLGLEVESVVSRDVFKQLTNLKDLDVIFHGVTLPKGLFDDLVIQSLNLVVTQASSLPQSVFEFGQKTLNTLQLIGERITQVDEDLLNGLSVLKKLYLVMPSVQRLPERFFHSQQFQPSDSTVRLANLQEVEISGIQRLPAMLFNKLVTLETLQLTDIGSFPQMGFLDGAVNLRTLLITGSRLPSIPAGWFKQLYSLVTLTLSGLQVESLHERVFQGLMNLNYLDLSNNKLDHITAKMLMPLNKTLETLILRGNLLTEINKDVLGRLGSLRQLDVGENRLTNVYSNSFVGMTYLSVLYLNNNRLTSLPSNIFRDLLQLESMSLSDNYLVEFPKAILQLNGSLISLDLTSNELREVPAFQLCRFMYLQVLDITNNMLHCDCPLLALRQCPQITVNGQCKSPSQYLDMSIGDIDVPAGFCVEKVETKEMTSGPQSHILNTTPSAVVNDNSVSHSPQTDQLNIKVTTIMPEAAAVPPVNVLHNSSVNQNSSVTSTAKADLAAPTPGQITQIETIIRKLFTENLTSPSEYKNPELLSRQSVKAVSHELTTVQHSASTTNKPRMIQNMSVVQSDSASLQRGELPSSSSVYGKEQVQTSKQKTNLSRQPSQGDVKAVQQASTGSDKSKGQDTGNNIDHMMGDAPGKGSDLSKVTESLPSKPDLSFPKSTKHSPLVWEKHSTTEIMDLPSQSVDESDQSALGSPSQSSQIQGHGANRSRQFVKNTGKGSPVDDEQTGLDAAKISTVSSAASTLSGGSVGNKIYSGASTAVSFTPSAEPTASLDADNMDSMNPTNESYHGPKGEEIGSDNKEQEEPEKIAFNFIISALVALSMFGCAVLGIIFMRRWQQKGSYTLNNEDTEMNNLDIDIMEAAAAEKPEIA, encoded by the exons ATGCCAAGAATGGTGCTGCTGCCTTTGAACAGctgtgaggagaagagaggtgCAAACAGCAGCAGATGCAGGAGGCAGTGGCGGGTCTGGGCCATCATGGCACTGCGAGTGCTGTTCTTCATCATTCTGCTGGTCCTGGCTGATGCCCAGAAATGGCCAGTGAGCGGAGACTGCCAGCCTTGCCAGTGCAGTTACAAAATAACCAG CTTTGGGCGAATGCGCACAGTGAACTGCTCCAGGAGAGGGCTTGCTGCCATTCCCACCGGTCTTCCTGATGACCTCATGGCCCTGGACCTTTCCTGGAACTCCCTGGATCCTCAACAGTTGCGTCAACAGCTGTGTAAGTTTCAGTCCCTTCGAAGTGTGTCCTTGGCCTTTGCTGACCTCACCACTCTCTCTGACATCCTTGAGGAATGTTCCTCAGTTCTGGAACTCAATCTCACAGGCAACCGCTTGACTCAAGTGGATTCCACAACATTCATGGGTCTGAAGAATCTGCGCCGCTTGCTGGGCTTAGAAGTGGAATCAGTTGTTTCAAGGGATGTCTTTAAACAGCTGACCAACCTCAAAGATCTTGATGTCATATTTCATGGAGTGACTCTGCCAAAAGGACTGTTTGATGATCTTGTCATTCAGAGCTTGAATCTTGTTGTCACACAGGCTTCCTCCCTGCCCCAAAGTGTGTTTGAGTTTGGACAGAAAACGTTGAACACTCTGCAGCTGATTGGAGAACGCATCACCCAAGTGGATGAAGATCTTCTGAATGGACTGAGCGTCCTGAAGAAGCTGTATCTGGTGATGCCATCAGTCCAACGTCTCCCAGAGCGCTTCTTTCACAGCCAGCAGTTCCAGCCAAGCGACAGCACTGTGCGTCTGGCCAACCTTCAGGAAGTGGAGATCAGTGGCATCCAGAGACTGCCTGCCATGCTTTTCAACAAGCTGGTCACTCTGGAGACCCTGCAGCTGACAGACATTGGCAGCTTCCCTCAAATGGGCTTCCTGGATGGGGCGGTCAACCTGCGCACCTTGCTGATCACAGGCAGCAGACTGCCCAGCATCCCAGCTGGCTGGTTCAAGCAGCTCTATAGCCTGGTCACCCTCACTCTGTCAGGACTGCAGGTGGAGAGTCTGCATGAAAGAGTCTTCCAAGGACTGATGAACCTTAACTACCTAGATCTGTCCAACAACAAGTTAGATCACATCACTGCCAAGATGCTGATGCCTTTGAACAAGACCCTGGAGACTCTGATACTGAGGGGTAATCTCCTCACAGAGATCAACAAAGATGTTCTGGGTAGGCTCGGCTCTCTGCGTCAGCTGGATGTTGGTGAGAATCGCCTGACTAATGTTTACAGCAATTCTTTTGTGGGAATGACCTACCTCTCGGTCCTCTATCTCAATAACAACCGTCTAACATCTTTGCCCAGCAATATTTTCAGAGATCTGCTGCAACTGGAGTCAATGTCCTTATCTGACAATTACCTGGTGGAGTTTCCCAAGGCAATTCTACAGCTAAATGGATCTTTGATAAGTTTGGATTTAACTTCAAATGAGCTGCGTGAGGTACCTGCGTTCCAGCTGTGTCGCTTCATGTATCTGCAGGTGTTGGACATTACGAACAACATGTTGCACTGTGACTGCCCACTTTTGGCTCTCCGGCAGTGTCCCCAAATTACTGTGAATGGTCAGTGCAAGTCTCCTTCACAGTACCTGGACATGTCTATTGGTGACATTGATGTGCCAGCTGGATTTTGTGTGGAAAAAGTGGAGACCAAAGAGATGACAAGTGGTCCACAAAGTCATATACTTAACACCACACCATCAGCAGTTGTTAATGATAATTCAGTCAGTCACTCCCCTCAGACTGATCAGTTAAACATAAAAGTAACAACAATCATGCCAGAGGCTGCAGCAGTACCACCAGTGAATGTTCTTCACAACTCCAGTGTAAATCAGAATTCATCGGTCACGTCAACAGCAAAAGCTGATTTAGCAGCACCAACCCCTGGTCAGATCACACAGATTGAAACCATTATCAGAAAACTGTTCACAGAAAATTTAACAAGTCCATCTGAGTATAAAAATCCAGAGTTACTTTCAAGGCAAAGTGTGAAAGCTGTGTCACATGAATTGACAACAGTGCAGCATTCTGCCAGTACCACTAACAAACCGCGCATGATTCAGAATATGTCAGTTGTTCAGAGTGATTCTGCCAGTCTTCAAAGAGGAGAACTTCCTTCATCATCCAGTGTATATGGAAAAGAACAAGTCCAGACCAGCAAACAGAAAACCAACTTAAGTCGTCAACCCAGCCAAGGAGATGTAAAGGCTGTTCAGCAGGCAAGTACAGGAAGTGATAAAAGTAAAGGCCAAGATACAGGGAACAACATAGACCACATGATGGGAGATGCTCCTGGAAAAGGGTCTGATCTGTCAAAGGTCACAGAGTCACTTCCCAGTAAACCAGATCTGTCATTTCCAAAGTCTACAAAGCATTCACCTCTGGTTTGGGAGAAACACAGTACCACTGAAATCATGGACTTACCTTCACAGTCGGTTGATGAATCAGACCAGTCAGCTCTGGGGTCTCCATCCCAGTCATCACAAATTCAAGGACATGGTGCGAACCGTTCCCGCCAGTTTGTTAAAAACACAGGAAAGGGAAGCCCTGTTGATGATGAACAGACTGGACTGGACGCTGCAAAAATTTCAACAGTTTCCTCAGCTGCTTCAACACTTTCCGGAGGATCAGTGGGGAACAAGATATACAGTGGAGCCAGTACAGCCGTCTCTTTTACTCCTTCAGCAGAACCCACTGCCAGTCTGGATGCTGACAACATGGACAGCATGAATCCAACCAACGAGAGTTACCATGGTCCAAAGGGTGAAGAGATTGGCAGCGATAACAAGGAACAGGAAGAGCCAGAGAAAATAGCGTTCAACTTCATCATCAGTGCACTGGTAGCCCTGTCCATgtttggctgtgctgtgctgggcatCATTTTCATGCGTCGATGGCAGCAGAAGGGAAGTTACACCCTCAACAATGAGGACACTGAGATGAACAACCTGGATATTGACATCATGGAAGCGGCTGCTGCGGAAAAGCCAGAGATAGCTTAG